The window AGATGGCTTGGCAGTAGCCATGCCATGTTACCATGAATGCTGGGATCAAAAATGGAAAGCTCTGGGATTTTTCACATCCTTGCTGATCTCACAGTTGCTTTGCATAGATATGTCCTCAAGATTTGCAGCGTATTCTGAACTCAAAATGAGCTCAGCATCATTTACTGGTAGAGTTATATCGCAGATTATAATACCCCATCGAGAATTCCAAAAACAGGGTCTCCAAGAAGAGTTTCTTGGACCAAATCCTAAATTTAGGATTGGAAGATGTAACTGACCCTGACATAACTGGTGCTGGATAACTGCTCTGAGGCTGAAGTAATGTCTGTTCCTAAGATGGGTTGAAGCCCTGTCGCTGCTTTCTTAGTGCTCTGCCTGTTGCTTGGTGCAGCTCTCTATGTACCGTGATTTATGGAGCACTTTTTTTACGCAAGCAAATAATTTCTGTCACAGACCATAAAAGTTAAAAACTGGTTTAGGGCTGGTACAAGAACAGGTATTCCAGTCACGTCATTTGTAATGCTCCTTCATGCAGTTCTGCACATTGGTTGAGAGAGATCCCTGAAACCACAGGACCTTTAACTGTGTCAGCACTGATGTTACTTGCTAGAACTCTTCAGAAGATGTTTTTTGTAATGTTTAATGTATAAATGTTAACACTTTGTATTTTAAGAGTCTTTTTGAGTCTGTAGGGAGGATtattagttttgtttcttttttccagatGGAAACGTCAGAAGATGATATTAACGCAGAAGAATACCCCACTGAAATTCATGATTATCTTACAACATTTGAAAAATCTCTTAGTTCTGTAGATGAGATGCTGAAGACAATGATGTCTGTTCCTAGAAGTGAGCTTCTCTACAAGGTAAATCATCTTCCTTTTGACAGCCTTTCTGTTATTAAAACGGGAGTAGTTTGGAACCTGAACTGAATAAAAGGGTCTGTTTGGCTAGCCATTGTACAGACAAATAACAAATATGACACTTCTTACCGTAATGTTTGAAACTCACATTGCTAAGGTACCCAGAGGGTGTTACAAATGAAGCAATGAAATATATGTTCTTCTAAGGTAAAAAGTGATGATCCTACCAGCAAATCGTTTAGGTGAAGGGCATTCCACCTTATTCCTGACCTTCCTGAAAGCGCATGCTAGTCTTCTGGACTGGAGAGCTCACTAACAGTTGACTGAGACCTTTTTGCTACAAACTTTGTGGAACTTGGTTAATACAGAAGGATGCAAAGATGATTTGGCAACATTGAGAATTGATCTTCTGATTCCAGAAGTTCAGACTTGCAGAATCTGATGCTTGAAAAACTGAGCTATCTCTAGCTGTGTTATAAGCACAAGTCTGAAAAATTTGTGTTGTTTCATCAGGATAcaaaggtagaggaaggtactgCTTGAAGACCTCATACAAGCCTGCCTTTTAACATTTAAGATCTAACAtgtaacttccttttttttttttttttttttttttttttttaaggcaagaAAAAGCTAACATGTGAGGGAACTTCTTTATTCTCTGaggatatatatttattctaacataaataaatgaagaaaatggtcTTGACAACACCAATCTTTTGACAGTATCCATGTTGGAACTAGTGAGCTGTACAATGATCTTATCAGAGTTTCTGGAAATCCTATAGGACTAAAACAGTAAATTGACTTTGACAgttggatggggaaaaaaaaaaaacacaactcattACCTTTATTCTTCCTTTGCTGTGCAGCCCTAAGTATTCCAGCATGCATTGAACACAGTCTAACATGTGTAGTGTTAATGTTCATACTTGCATTTGAGCTTCAGCAATCTTAAGaggttatttttaattccagtgGTAGCAGAAACTATTTTGAATTaagtttctgtggaaaaaatagGGACTTTCCCTGACTATGGGAACAATAGTCTGAGCTATGTGCTAATCGATTTTGTGCTTCTGGCTATCTGGGATTGTGGCATTTAATATCGAACTGGAAAAATGGTGTGAATACTTGAAGAGGAGGGAATGGTTCTGTGATGGCAGGAAAGTAGGCTTGGATATGTTCTTAGTGAActtgtgtttgtttggtttttttttttttttgaagtgctcATTCAGTGTATATGAATGCATTCCTATACAATTATAAAATGGGAATATTACTAAAATCTGTGCACATCTTGTTtaatgtgtaattttttttttcattctagtTAGAGCCTCTTGAGCAAGCAAAGCTGGATTTGGTTTCAGCATACACATTAAATTCAATGTTTTGGGGTAAGTATATGATAGGAAATAGTTCAAACGATCACCATTTGAACATTTCTAGACAGCTGCAAACATTAAATAACCATATTTCACAGCCAAATAATTAGAAACTAGTAATTACCCTGAGGACCCAAATTACTGCCATTCTTGGGGTAAATGATGTTGAAACTCCAAATCAAAAATTGCTAATTACAAAGGCTGACTTTGTACATGCATGAAGatctttgtgcctttttttcctgttattggCAACCTTTTCAGTCCTTCTTGAAAGGACAAGGTTTAACCACgctatgtatttttatttatttattatatatattattatatatatatgcatttttaaactgCAATATTTCATGACCGTAGTGCATCAGATACTTAACCATACAGTTAACACTAAGGTTAATAGTTTTATGTGGAAACTACACTTCCCTATATAACCAATTGATTGGGCCCTTGGTCATCACAGCCTTCCATttcaaaaaaatgtgttttcttcttgtagTATACTTGGCTACTCAGGGAATCAATCCAAAGGAACATCCAGTGAAACAAGAACTGGTAAGATTCTTACGATGCATGCGTTGCCATACTTTACTTTCCCAGGACAGTTAACtcacacagaaataaatgtatatttaaaatctaTGTTTAAAATTGGTATGTTGCCATAATAGTGCACACATGCTACATAGTGTTACATCATTGCCTGTTCATATGCCCTGCTGGGTTCTCTAAATTAAGGAAGTCATATTTTCAGTTCCCAACAATACAGTTTAAAGCATTGCTGTAGAGCCTGCTGAAATAAGAACAAGATGAACAGTGTCATCATCTTATTTGTTCCCCACCTTTGTTTTGAGAATTGAATTCTGAACAGAATAGCTTTTCACTTGTATCtgttaaatggaaaaatgttaCATGTCTGATAATAATTTATCACTTCCAAtatggcatttttttcttataaatacTTGGAATCATGTTAATCTCTGAGGCtgccttttcttgcttttgtgtgACTCTGAAAGTATAGTGTGGTTGATTTACTAGCAGAGACGGGAAAGAGCCCCCCCCTTCCAAGTCCTCCATTAATTCATTTTCTCAGCAGTAAAGAATCTAGTTCAGCAACAAAGCTAAAAGCTTTTTTGGCACCAGTTGTATGTGTATTGTCCAGTAACTCTGCATTAGTGACATATTTACAACCTATAATAAATCTTTTAGGTTTGTCTCTATATTCCATTTAGATGCATGACTACAGTATAGAAACCCTGGTATCTTGGAAATTCtgctgacttaaaaaaaaaaaatcaaatcatttagcgtgaagaaaaaaaaatagaaatcaaaaCTTACAGCTACACATTTTAATTCCtgtataaatgaaaacattaaatctGGGCAATTGTCATATACTTAGATTAAATGTAATCCTTACGTAACCTGGGCAATGGAAGATAGGACTGAAAAATGTGGAAGGCTGAATAGCaatacttctatttttaattttgtgagaTTTTCAGTAGTCTAGACCATATCATATTAAAAAATGGATCAGTTAATATTTCATGAGCTTTCAATCAGTTTCTTGTTCCTCCTATATTATATAGCGTCTGAATATTGCGTTAATTTAGctatactaaaaataaattgtaactCTTCTGCTGTGGATATTTTATGCTGGTATTTTACTTCACAATTGCCAGTCATTTTAACTTGAAGAATGAGTGAATTATCATAGGCTAGATTCTTATCcaggtttcttttccttttacaagTATGAAGGTGAATGAAtgtgctttccttcctttcaagAGCATTGTAATGTTCTTATTTGTGTGGAAAGGGAGTAAAAAAAGACTGTTCTGTCatgattgttttgcttttagaatTGCTCCTTCTGTATATACAGAGAGTACGCTGGAATTCAAACGATATTAATAAAGCTCACATTCAAGCTATCAGAGTTCATTTCTTTTGCCACTTTGACATCTGTCAGCTCCTTCTTCCCATGCCGATACACGTAGGCTTGCCACCTGTTCTCATTCGCCATATCAGTCACCAAAGAAATACTGCAGTCTGTCATGATTTCAGGCTCTGTAAGGCTGTCTTCATTAAAGCTAGGTTTTTGGTACAGAAAGAGTGTCCAACTTTTTGACAAATCATTTGCTTGTATGGGTCACTGAAGGACTGAAAATCAGTTTTGTAGTGTAGATTTTGTAACTTACGTTCCTGATTAAAAAGGCTATCAATGGCTGTGTGGGTTATCAGCATGTGTTTAGTTATCAGTATCCTTCTATTAATCCACACTTGCATATTACTTTACCTGACACATGAATTGGATGTGCTTTACACACATATTACTGTTGTTTATTGTTTGTTCAGTAATACCTAAAGGCCCTCAAGTTCAAGGCCATAATTGGACTAAACATCTAAATGTGAAACCTGTCAGCCAAGTTATGTATTTTACAGAATCAGTGTAAATGTCCCCTCTACTTAGTGGAGAGAAGCAGGCACTTCAGAGGGTGATTCCTGTCTTAAAGAGTTTTAATTACACCCTCAGAGTACCTTTGTTTATCGATCACGGAACTGGCTGAGGATGACTTGATACATAGATTATTAAATTGGGACGTGGCTGAATTGGAGCcatgctttgtttaaaaaagcgCAGACACTAAATTGTTATGATAGACTAAGGATGACAAGAAAGGAAAGTATTCCCTCGCTTTATGGAATGACAGTGGAAACAGACTTTTTAGTTATTTATGGTCATGAAAGAAACCTCTGGTACAGCTGGAAATCATGGGCCAAATTCCTAATCACGTTCAGTATCTTGTGTTTTAACTTTGcaagataaataaaattctgttgTCTCACTGTAAAATTGTAGTATTTCATGTTCACTTGGTGATGGGTGTCAGGCAAATATTCGTACAGTAGATATCTGTGATGGAAAATCAGCTAAAAGGGAAGCCTGAAGTTTGCAAAGAGTCTGATATATGTTTAgaagatgtgatttttttctgtgtattacGGTCACAGAAGTATGCCATGTGGAGTGCTTCTACTCATTGATTTTACTTTAGCAGCAATCTTGAAAGAATGGTGTGaaatgtgtgttgtttttttttttttctaggagagAATAAGAACATATATGAACAAGGTCAAAGAAATAgcagacaagaaaaaggcatcTAAACTTGATAAAGGAGCAGCTTCCAGATTTGTAAGAAATGCACTGTGGGAACCAAGCCCTGAAAATGAACGTACCTCCAAAACTCCtgctaaaggaaaaaagagaaagatggactaattttttataatataataaatccTTATATAATCAGAGACTCCTAGAATTACTGAAATGTGGTTTGTAAGCTATATGAGTTTAACAGAAGTGCTATATAGCAACATTTTGATGAagttatactttaaaaaaataaataaataataattatccGGATTGTATTTTGTCTAGAAGTTATCACTGAAGTAATCACATTATATGTACATCTGATGTATCAAACGTGCCATTTGATGCTAGAGAAGTAACATTTCATTATTCAAATGATGATGACCTGACATAAACTTGCTGGTAATGGATACAAGTGTTgttttcacacagaatcacagaatttctaggttggaagagacctcaacatcatcgagtccaacctctgacctaacgctaacagtccccactaaaccatacccctaagctctacatctaaacgtcttttaaagacttccagggatggtgactccaccacttccctgggcagcctgttccagtgtctaacaaccctttcggtaaagaagttcttcctaacatccaacctaaaactcccctggcgcaacttaagcccattccccctcgtcctgtcaccagtcacatgggagaacaggccaacccccaccttgctacagcctcctttgaggtatctgtagagagcgataaggtcgcccctgagcctcctcttctccaggctgaacaagcccagctccttcagctgctcctcgtaggacttgttctccagccccctcaccagcttcgtcgcccttctctggacccgctcaagcacctcgatgtccttgtagcgaggggcccaaaactgaacgcagtacttgaggtgtggcctcaccagagccaagtacagggggacgatcacctccctagccctgctggtcacactgtttcttatgcaagccaggatgctgttttGTTATAATACTTAagaattatctttttttactgCTGAATGATTGACactttttatatgtatttaatttcctgAATATTAAAACTAGTCTCAAATGATGCTGTCCAGTTTGTGGTGtttatgttaattaaaaaaaagtttactttcCCACTGTCAATTGTGTGAAATGCTGCATTCATAGTGTATGTAAGGTTTATTCACTGTGTTAAACTGTTTCCTTTTCAGCTTCTGGACTTGAATTTGTGCCATATTCCTTTACTTCTGTTGCCTCTGAGGAAACTGATCTTCAAGGGCTATAAGCAAAGAGTCTGAATTCCATGCTAAGCCCCTGTGTCagtcaatagaaaaaaaaaaaacataacccAAGAAGGTTCTTTGTAGGGGCTGAACAAAGGAGCAGCCAGGGGACAGCTATTAGGAAATAGCACAGGCAGGAACTTGATTGGAATTTTGTCTGCAGCGCTCATCTCTCACTGCTGACACAGAGAAATGTGCTGTGAGGTGGTAGGAGTGTGGTCATTCATTGCTATTTCTCAGATCTTCAGTGGGGAAAGCATTCTCTGGTACAGTTCAAACTACTCTTCTGCCTTGCAAACTATTTGTTTCCCTCAGATAAATCCAGTACACCTATAGTACTGCAAGCTGGATGATTTACAATTGATGACTGTGGTCCTTAGAGTCGTACTGCATCGTGCAATGCAGAATCAGGACTAATTTGAATGAGGTGCTAAAATGAAGGTTCTCTTGTCATTGAATATctgataataaatatttaaaagattatCAAGTTTAATAAACTCAATTGTGTGTTGTAGAAACTTTTTCAGTGACTAATATGAATttacatgtttttgtttgtaataAAATCTTTGAATAAATAGCACTTCCTTCAATCTGGTTAAAGCAATCTAAAGAGAATTTGCTTATATAGATGCTCACGCAGGCACCTAACTGCAACCTTCTAATCTACGGGACTACTTGTGCATATACGTGTCAAAGCCCCGTAAAGGTTTGCCAGCTGAAAGCTAAAATTGAGACTGTTTGGTTTCTACAGGTTAATGTCAGAGTTATGCAAAATAAGAGCGCTGTTAGACTCATGAGTCTTCTGTTGTGATTAAAGCTAAAAATGTGAAAGACTCCAAGTGTGTTCTCAACAAAGACAGCAATACTCATGTAAAGCAGCTCTTCTCTTGGTGTGTTCAGATAGGTTTGGGCAATTTATTTGGAAATCTGTCCTGTTCTGCAACCCTTTTGAACTTACTGCTGCAAATGGTGGCTGTAGAATATAATCAGAATTCTGAACTTGTGTGGGTGTAGATACTTTCATATGCAAAGCATGAGTTTCAAAATGTCAATCTCAAACACagttaatgttttttgtttttctttttctaatttagAGGACAGATTTCCTATGAACTAATTAGTAATAAAACAGAAGTGGTATAAAGTGGCACAAGCCACAAGCACTATAATACAGAGATTTTTCTGGGAGATGGTGTCTTCTACTTTGGCACGCTGTCTTGAGGAAACAGGTAGATCAGTATGTATTTATGCACAATGCTGTTAATTAAAAGGGACTGAAGGACGTTTCCATTACATGATTTTCCTCTTAAGCTTCTCAATTACAGTTATTCTTTTAAAAGGTTAATTTCTGAAAAGGATCATAATTCAGTGTCCAGTGAAGTACACAGCTTTCAttgttaaatgtttaaataagaATAATGCAAGGATATTAGCTAAGAGTTACTGAGGTAGCAATCTGTCTGgtataattaattattataCAGGTAGCTGGCATTTGTGATAAGCCAGTTTATATACATGTGACAAATGCAGCTCTGTAAATGCTTTAGGCTTGTATGGATATTCTGGTGACAAAGCCTGTGTTTGTGGCATTTCcaatgcaaagaaaacaacccctgCAAACGGAGGAGCATCACCATGGTCCTGTTACTGACTCTTGGCCTTAGTAGAAAGAGGCTTGAAATACACGAGCATGAATGCCAAGTATTTTTATCTATCACTGAAATGATCCTAGGAACATCTGAACTTCAGGatatgcatttaattttacACATCTCAAATATGAAATGACAAAACAGAGTCTGTGTGCATGAACGGATGTGAGCCTTAGTTTGTAGAATGGGTCTGAAAAGGCCTGAAAATCTAGGAAAATATCTGGGAGATTTCTAGTCCCGTTGCTTTATGTGCGGAATATGGTGCAGAAATGCCAATTCTGCACTGGTTAATGCAAATGTACAGCATTGCTATTATAAGTTACTGGTACTAAGTATTAATGAACTTAAGGTATTTAAAGAGAGCATTAAGGTACACGTGACACCTCCCTGCTCTATCTTGGTTTTGCTACTGCAAGTACATTAAAGCTTAAAACTGCTGCTTCTGAGAATGTTTTTAACCAATGCAATGAGAAAAATAGGTAAAAATCTTAATTTACGTTACAGATCTGTACGTAGTTGGACTAACCAGAGGCTGATCAATGATGTCAAACTTAGATGGGTTTATGTTCGAGTTTCAAGTTAAAAGTTTAAAtagtatttactttttaaagttaCATCTGTGTTTTGATATGTGCATTTAATATGTTAGCTGCTGGTCTTTGGacttttcttgctttctagTCTTTGCCACAATAAAGCGATGATATTGCTAAGAGAAGTTAGCAGCTATGACTAGAATTTGATAGAAGGTCACTTGGGGAATTTTCTAAGCTTACCAAAGGAAAcctagaaaaatgaaaatgcaactCAAGATTTTAAGCCACACTAGTGTTAGCATTAAATAACTGCATTTAAATAAACAGCACTTGGGGGCTTCCATGGAAGCTGTGTGCATGACCTAATTTGGAGGTCATTAGATGGTAATTGATTTAATCTGCTTTGAAGTCAGTGGGAGAATTTCCACTGACATTAAAGAACTTTGGTCCTTGAATAAGTGTGGCTTCACTGAACTGCTGCAGTTGGACATGAAAAGTAAATTATTCAGTTATCAAATCTATGGCTTGGGACTTCATAGTAGGTGGCTGGCCCACTactcaaagtgtttttttttcagcctaatTATCTTCTTATTTGCATCTTTAAGTGGCTAATGAGAGAgcctttcccctctcccccacaCCTGTGcttctcagaaaaatattgcaggGAGAAAACTCCAAGTCATCAACTGTCACAGCCATGTAAAGAGATTTTTACCAGAACTAAACAGAAGTTAGACTGTAGAAACTATCCCCAGCCATGTGAAGTTGCTGCAGATCTGTTCCAAGAAAATAGCTCTTGATCTTCCTCGAAGACAGTAAAACAGCTTACGGCGACTACAAACAAACGAGGAATCTTACTAGAAATTTAATTCCCATTGTTATAAACGTTTGTCATGAATTGGGAAGTCAACATATCACTGGTGTTCATTTCTAttccttcagtatttttattattggaGAACTACATCCTCAAGAGCGAATGTTTTATGTCATCCTAATTTCTCCTGGTCGTAAAAATCAATACTAGCATAAAGCCTTGTCAAAAAGTATTAATGTTACAGTTTCATTGGAAATCTCCTCAGAACGTAGTTATCTGGAATGATAAAAGCTGAAGAAGGATCAAATTACCTTGGAAACTTAACTACACAAATAAACTAAATTCTTAAGTATAACTTTCTGAATTCTTCAGGATTAAGAATTTCCTTGGAATTAAGAGGGAGACCAAATTCTATTCTTTAAACTGTGGGGCTGGGACCATtacaaatgtaaagaaaaatcttgGTTTTCATAGTAAATATCATGGGCCGGGGGTTGATGAGGATTTGGTTCTGCAATCCCAGAAGAGTTGTGGTTCACCTGGATGAAGGTTTCTGTCAGCTGCTGACCAGCTGCTTTAGAGAGCTGAGGTGTAAGGGAACAACAGCACACCATGTTTATGTAAATTGGAagttggaagaaaaattaacttCAGCTGAACATTTTAGTGATATCCAAATCAGAATATCATTGGAGAAGTGACCATGAGACTTTGCAGAGATGTTCTGCTTCTTCAGCAAAGTAAGTCTGGCAAACTTAAAGCCAAAGATactttccaatttagagacaaaataatttaaattggtTGCAGCCCAAATGTGGACAGGTTATGCCTTTGTCATAATGTACAGATCTGAAAAGGGgcaattgttaaaaaaaaaaaaactgcacatGTACATTTCTTAAAAGTTTAATTggcagtgattaaaaaaaaaaaaagttaggctACAGCAATTTAAAGGAAAgaatatataaagtaaataatGTGATTTGTCATTTTAGAATTAGCTGTCAcgtattaggaaaaaatgcattaaggTTCTGCAGTGTGACaccatcatttttctttttgcttgtttgctttgagTGATAATACCTCGCATTGAGTTCCAGAGTATCTATATGAATGCTTTT is drawn from Anas platyrhynchos isolate ZD024472 breed Pekin duck chromosome 3, IASCAAS_PekinDuck_T2T, whole genome shotgun sequence and contains these coding sequences:
- the C1D gene encoding nuclear nucleic acid-binding protein C1D isoform X2, giving the protein MLLARTLQKMFFMETSEDDINAEEYPTEIHDYLTTFEKSLSSVDEMLKTMMSVPRSELLYKLEPLEQAKLDLVSAYTLNSMFWVYLATQGINPKEHPVKQELERIRTYMNKVKEIADKKKASKLDKGAASRFVRNALWEPSPENERTSKTPAKGKKRKMD
- the C1D gene encoding nuclear nucleic acid-binding protein C1D isoform X1, whose translation is MFFVMFNMETSEDDINAEEYPTEIHDYLTTFEKSLSSVDEMLKTMMSVPRSELLYKLEPLEQAKLDLVSAYTLNSMFWVYLATQGINPKEHPVKQELERIRTYMNKVKEIADKKKASKLDKGAASRFVRNALWEPSPENERTSKTPAKGKKRKMD
- the C1D gene encoding nuclear nucleic acid-binding protein C1D isoform X3 gives rise to the protein METSEDDINAEEYPTEIHDYLTTFEKSLSSVDEMLKTMMSVPRSELLYKLEPLEQAKLDLVSAYTLNSMFWVYLATQGINPKEHPVKQELERIRTYMNKVKEIADKKKASKLDKGAASRFVRNALWEPSPENERTSKTPAKGKKRKMD